The genomic DNA TTACTGCCTAATCAATGGCTTAGTTATTGTTTTTTGCAATGTTCGCTATTTTGTTGATGGTTTATAATGAACTGACTGCTGCTAGATGTTTTTCCGGTTTAAACGTTAAGTCTCCCCAATCGATGATATTGTCATCTTCAGCAAGCTCATACACAGAGTCCTGAGCTAAGTGGTTGATAATCTTGGCAGCGCGCCATGCGGCTAAGCTAAGCTGCGGCTCGGCAATACCATGATTATCGGTGCCTGAATTTACAATGTAAATACTGTTGTTTTTCATTCCTTTCCATTGCAAGCAATAATCGGAAGAAAGCAAGATGCGATCTTGTTCATCTGTCATGATGTATGGCCTTAACTCATCGAGACATTGAGGTAAATCATGGTTAAAACCGGTACATAAAATCACGATATCGGCGTTAATTGTTTCAACTTGTTTGGTTAAACCGTGTTGAATATCTAATTGATATTGTCCATTAACTCTTCTGCTGGAAATTAAACTTTGGTGCGTTTTAATTTTCCACCAACGTGGGTTTCGTAATACGTATTTATCATGATAGAGCCTTTGATAGATCCCTTGCAGACAATCAGACGTGACGCCGTCACTTGCTAGTTTTTGATGAGAGACTTCCTGCTGTTTGTTGGATGAATCTAATTGATAAAATTGATTCACATAATCGGGCATAAAGTATTGATCGGTAAAGCAACCTTCATCCAGTTGTTCGATATTGGCTCTTCGGCTTATCCATTCAATATGAGTCGGTTTACCAAATTGTTTATCAAACGTATGCTGGAAAATATCAGCACCAGTTTGACCGCCACCAATAATGGCCACTCGTTTTCCGGTTAAATCTGGTGAACGTAATGCTAATTCACTGGCGTGAAAACACGTTTCAGAAACGAAAGGCTGAATGCACTCTGGTACATGTGGTTGCATACCCGTACCAATAACTAAATGTTGGCTATTAAACACTTCTTTATCGGTTGTGATACGGAAATGGTCTTGTTCAAACGCTACTGATTTTACGTCACAGCCAAATTGGGTATTGGGTAATTGATGCGCGGTCCAGCCGAGATAATCCGAGAACTCAAGACGAGAAATCACCGACTGACCAGAGGCGCAGAATGGGTAAAATTTTCGTTGAGTGACTAAGTAGTTTAAAAAGCTATAAGGGCTAGTTGGATCAACAGCGGTAACAAGATCTTTTAAAAACGAGGTTTGCATTTTTGCATCACTCAATAGCAACCCTGGATGCCAACTAAAATGACTTTTTCTTTCTAAGAACAGC from Vibrio casei includes the following:
- a CDS encoding lysine N(6)-hydroxylase/L-ornithine N(5)-oxygenase family protein, which codes for MTTPQKLDRILDCIGIGLGPFNLSIAALSDEEKTHLKTLFLERKSHFSWHPGLLLSDAKMQTSFLKDLVTAVDPTSPYSFLNYLVTQRKFYPFCASGQSVISRLEFSDYLGWTAHQLPNTQFGCDVKSVAFEQDHFRITTDKEVFNSQHLVIGTGMQPHVPECIQPFVSETCFHASELALRSPDLTGKRVAIIGGGQTGADIFQHTFDKQFGKPTHIEWISRRANIEQLDEGCFTDQYFMPDYVNQFYQLDSSNKQQEVSHQKLASDGVTSDCLQGIYQRLYHDKYVLRNPRWWKIKTHQSLISSRRVNGQYQLDIQHGLTKQVETINADIVILCTGFNHDLPQCLDELRPYIMTDEQDRILLSSDYCLQWKGMKNNSIYIVNSGTDNHGIAEPQLSLAAWRAAKIINHLAQDSVYELAEDDNIIDWGDLTFKPEKHLAAVSSL